ACTTTATCTTTTAACAGTAATGCTTTTATCTTTTCCATAATTCCTCCAAAGAGAATTATTTAGCTTCTTTTCCTTCTCTTCTTAATCTTAATGTTTCAGCGTTAGCATCAACTCTTTTCTTAGATAGAGGATATACTAACATGAACATGATTACAACTAGTGTAAATAGAGTTGCTGGTGCTACTGTAGCAAGTTTGTAAATTCCGTTTAGAACTTCTTGAGTTTGTTCTTTAACTCCAGGTTGGAATCCGATGATTGCAAGAGCGTATCCAACTAAACTACTTCCAAGAGCTTGTCCAACTTTTCTTGAGAATGAGTAGATTGCATATAGAGTTCCATCTTCTCTTCTTCCAGTTTTGATTTCAGAATCGTCAATAACGTCGATGATTGCTCCCCAAATTACATATCCAAAGAATGTAACTCCTGAGAATCCAACTGAAGCGATTCCAACATAAACCCAAGGGTTTTTAATATTTAAGAAGCTTAATGTAGCAAATACACATGCAGCAAATCCAACCATTAAACTGATTGATTCTCTTTTTCCAAGTTTTTTAACTACTAATGTAACTAGTGTTGCCATTCCTAAAGCGATTCCTAATTTAATAGCATTGTATGTTGATAATGCAGCTGGCATTTTGAAGTAGTAAGCATATAGGTAAGCGTTAACTCCTCCAGTTAGTAGGTTACCGAATATTAGACAAACAGTTCCTCCTAAGATTCCTAGCATTGCACGGTTACTGAAGATCATTTTTACTGATTTACCGAATGAAAGTCCTTCTTTTGCTAGAGGTGGAACTTTAATACGTTCAGTAGTTAATTGGTAACAAATGAAGTAACAAATAATAGCAACTATTGAAATTCCTCCAGCAACTACTGGGAAGATATCTCCATTATTTCTGATTAATACTTGAGTTGCTCCATCTTTAATTACACGTTCGTAAATGATGATTGGTCCAAAGAATCCAATGATAAACTCTCCAATGTAAGCTCCCATTGCTCTGAATGTAATAAGTGATTGTCTTTCATCTGGTTTATCTGTGATAGCTGATGCCATTGCTCCATAAGGAATATTAACTCCAGTGAAACAGATACTTCCATATAGTAAGTAAGTTATATACATGTAGATAATTTTAAAAGTCATTGGTTGATCTTTTAATCCTGATTGATATAGTAAGAAACTTGCTATTGCAACTGGTGCAGCCATGATTCTTATCCATTTTTTAAACTTACCATCTTTACCTTGAGGTGTAATGTCAATAATTCTTCCCATTGTAACGTCTGTAAATGCATCCACTAGTCTTGATACTAGGAACATTGTTGCAACAACTTTTGGTGCCATTCCCCAAACTTGTGTATAGAATACCATTAGGAATTGACTTACAAATACTAGCATAACGTCATTTCCAAAGTCCCCAAATAAATAACCGATCTTGTCTCTCATACCAAAAGGTCTGAATTGTTTAGTTTGTTCCATTTTCCTTTGCTTTCCTCCTAAATTTTTTTATAATTTAAAGTTCTTTTTACCAATATTTATTCCAATCTGGTTTCATTATTCTTACAAGAGCTTCCATGTAGAAGTAGTCTCCCCACATACAACATTCATTTACACCAGAACCATTTGGTTTACTATATACAGAATCTGTTAATAGTCCATTTGATCTTTCTATGTTTTTAGTTGTATAGTTTTTAATTAATGATTTCATTATTGCTTTTACTGCATTTGAGTAGATTTTTTTATCTGGATCTGAATCTGGAAGATATTTTATCATTTCAAGCATTCCACAAACTGCTATTGTAGCTGCTGAAGTATCTCTTTCTTCTCCTGATGTTTCATCAAACATTAAATCCCAGTAACAGATGTTATCCTCTGGTAGGTGATTTAAGAAGTAGTTTGTTACTCTTTTGAATAGAGTAATGAATTTTTCATCTTTTAAGTAGCTATATGCTAGAGGGAATCCATATACTCCCCATGCTTGTCCTCTTGCCCATGCTGAGTTATCTGATGCACCTTGTGCTGTAACTCCTTTAGTTGGTTTTCCTGTTTCTGGGTCAAAGTAGAAAGTGTGATGAGTTGAACTATCTTCTCTTACTACTACGCTTGCTGCTGTATGAAGATGTTTTGCAGCTATCTCTCTATATTTAGGATCTCCAGTAACTTCTGTTGCCCAGAATAATAGAGGTACGTTTAAGTTACAATCTATTATTAATCTATAAGCTGTAGGATCATCTAGATCTCCCCAAGCTTGGATAAATTCACCTTTTTCTTTATATCTTTTGATTAGGTGATCTGCTGCTTTTAATCCCGCATTTTTAGCTCTTTCATTTCCTGTGATCTTATATCCTGCAACTACTGAAGGAGTATATAGGAATCCTAAGTCATGGTGATTTACTGCAACTTTATTTGTAATTCTTTCATCATAACTTTTGATTTGGAAGAAAGCTGTTTTTCTATATCTTTCTTCTCCTGTAATTTCATATGCTAACCATAGCATTCCTGTCCAGAATCCACTTGTCCAGTCGTCCCATTCTCCACCATTTAAAATTCCTGGATATACATAGTTTGTACTGCAAGGTCTTGGGAAAGTATTAATAAAAGTTTTTGTATTTCCATCTATTTTTGATAATGCTTCATGTAATGCTCCAAATAGCATTTCTTGTGGAAAATCAACATCTTGAGAAAATCTTTCTCTGATCTCTTTTTTTAATTCCATGAGTTTTGCCTCCTAGTTTCTATATTCTTTAAAAAATTAAAATTCAAATTTATCGTTGTATTTAACAGCCCATTCTCTTAATTTAGCTTCTAATTCAGCAGCTACTTCATTTTCTGAGCAATCATTTAATCTTATTGGATTCATTTGGTATGGATCGTTTATATTATCATATAGTAATCTTTCGATTCCGTGTGCCATTGTGTATCCTCTATTTATTGCATAAGTATATTGTTTTGTTCTTATAGCTCTCCATCCAAAAGCAACATTTTCTTTTCCGTGGCTTCTGAATTCTTCAATAGCTCTCATTTGTCCAGGGTATCCAGTCATTATTGCATAGTTTTCTACATCGCTTCCATTTACTATAACTTCTTTTAAGTCAATTCCTTGAACAGATTCAGGAATAGGAAGTTCCATTAATGATAATAATGTTGGCATAATATCAACACCATTTAATACAACATCTGTTCTTCCTTTAACAAATCTATCTCCATATTTAATAAGGAATGGTACTCCAGTTGATTCTTCAAACCATACGTGTTTACTCCATAGTCTGTGAGCACATAGCATTTCTCCATGGTCTGCTGTTAGAACTATTATTGTATCATCATATATTCCATTATCTTTTAAATTTTGTAGAAGTCTTCCAAAGTTTTCATCTATTCCTGTTACAGCTGCAAAATATTTTCTCATTACATCTTGATATTGCTCATCTGTAAAGTTTAATCTTGGGTTAACACTTTCTGTATGATCTGTTACTCCAGTTAATAGTACATTTGGATTAACTTTAAATTTCTTATCTTTATACATATCCACATATTTTTGTGGTACTAAATCTAATGGAGTGTGTGGTGGGTTCCATGATAAGATAAGTGAGAATGCTTCATCTTTATTTTTATTAATGAATTCTATAGCCTTATCTGTTTCATGTTCAACTGACCATTGATCTATTTGTATCATTTTATTATCATCATGCCAGTAGTGTGGTTTTAAATGTTGATCATAAGTTCCATATGAATACCAGTAATCAACACCGTGTCTTCTTTTTCCAGGTGGTGTAAATGCGTCCCAATCTCTTGCTCCAGATACTGGCTCAGGATTGAAGTTTACTTCTGGACTATCTAAGTGCCATTTTCCTATATATCCTATTTTATATCCATCATTTTTTAATACATCCATTAATGTTACATCAGTTTCTCTTAACTCTAAGTTTGGTAATCCTGGTTTGCAGTTTGTCCATACTCCGTGAGTTACTGGATGTGTTCCTGTAAACATTGTAGCTCTGTTTGGTGAGCATAGTGGACAAGCACTCATGGCATTGTCAAAGTTTAAAGCTTCTTGTGCAAAACTGTCTATATTTGGTGTAATTACTTCATCTTTTTCCATGAATCCCATAGCGTCTCTACGCCATTGATCAGCAAAAACAAATAATAAGTTTGGTTTTCTTTTCATAAATCTATTCCTCCTTTAGTTTTATGCTTTTGTTTTTATTCTTGCATTTCTGTCAAAATTCTTTCTATATTTTTCATTTTCTTACACTACGGAGTATATCAGATTTAAAAAAAATGTAAATCTCCACTATTCATCTAGAATAATGATTATTTAGTATTTAGTATTTTCTATATATTTTTTCATTATTTTTAGTATTTTTTTTAGTAATTTTTTTATAC
This is a stretch of genomic DNA from Fusobacterium varium. It encodes these proteins:
- a CDS encoding glycoside hydrolase family 88 protein — protein: MELKKEIRERFSQDVDFPQEMLFGALHEALSKIDGNTKTFINTFPRPCSTNYVYPGILNGGEWDDWTSGFWTGMLWLAYEITGEERYRKTAFFQIKSYDERITNKVAVNHHDLGFLYTPSVVAGYKITGNERAKNAGLKAADHLIKRYKEKGEFIQAWGDLDDPTAYRLIIDCNLNVPLLFWATEVTGDPKYREIAAKHLHTAASVVVREDSSTHHTFYFDPETGKPTKGVTAQGASDNSAWARGQAWGVYGFPLAYSYLKDEKFITLFKRVTNYFLNHLPEDNICYWDLMFDETSGEERDTSAATIAVCGMLEMIKYLPDSDPDKKIYSNAVKAIMKSLIKNYTTKNIERSNGLLTDSVYSKPNGSGVNECCMWGDYFYMEALVRIMKPDWNKYW
- a CDS encoding sulfatase, with the translated sequence MKRKPNLLFVFADQWRRDAMGFMEKDEVITPNIDSFAQEALNFDNAMSACPLCSPNRATMFTGTHPVTHGVWTNCKPGLPNLELRETDVTLMDVLKNDGYKIGYIGKWHLDSPEVNFNPEPVSGARDWDAFTPPGKRRHGVDYWYSYGTYDQHLKPHYWHDDNKMIQIDQWSVEHETDKAIEFINKNKDEAFSLILSWNPPHTPLDLVPQKYVDMYKDKKFKVNPNVLLTGVTDHTESVNPRLNFTDEQYQDVMRKYFAAVTGIDENFGRLLQNLKDNGIYDDTIIVLTADHGEMLCAHRLWSKHVWFEESTGVPFLIKYGDRFVKGRTDVVLNGVDIMPTLLSLMELPIPESVQGIDLKEVIVNGSDVENYAIMTGYPGQMRAIEEFRSHGKENVAFGWRAIRTKQYTYAINRGYTMAHGIERLLYDNINDPYQMNPIRLNDCSENEVAAELEAKLREWAVKYNDKFEF
- a CDS encoding MFS transporter translates to MEQTKQFRPFGMRDKIGYLFGDFGNDVMLVFVSQFLMVFYTQVWGMAPKVVATMFLVSRLVDAFTDVTMGRIIDITPQGKDGKFKKWIRIMAAPVAIASFLLYQSGLKDQPMTFKIIYMYITYLLYGSICFTGVNIPYGAMASAITDKPDERQSLITFRAMGAYIGEFIIGFFGPIIIYERVIKDGATQVLIRNNGDIFPVVAGGISIVAIICYFICYQLTTERIKVPPLAKEGLSFGKSVKMIFSNRAMLGILGGTVCLIFGNLLTGGVNAYLYAYYFKMPAALSTYNAIKLGIALGMATLVTLVVKKLGKRESISLMVGFAACVFATLSFLNIKNPWVYVGIASVGFSGVTFFGYVIWGAIIDVIDDSEIKTGRREDGTLYAIYSFSRKVGQALGSSLVGYALAIIGFQPGVKEQTQEVLNGIYKLATVAPATLFTLVVIMFMLVYPLSKKRVDANAETLRLRREGKEAK